A region of the Phycisphaerales bacterium genome:
AGCGTGCGCCTCATTAACAACTTCGGCACCGGCAACGGCAGCGGCATGGTCTCGGGCAGCGCCGGCACCGGCGCCTGTGGCGGCTGGCTGCAACTGGTCGAAGTGCCCGGCTGCGCGGTGAGCAACGACGCGCAGGTGCCGCAGCCTTGAAGCCGCCCTGCCGCAAGACGCACACAGAGCGCCCCACGATTTGAACACGAAGACTCAAAGGCACGAAGGCAGAAGGCGCCGAGGCGCCGAGGCAATGAGAATCGGGTCGTGCCGATTCGATCTTCCTGGTGACTCTGTGCCTTGTGTTGAAAATGTTGGGCCACCGATCCAACAGCGGTCAGCAGGGCACACGGGTCGATCATGAATCGAGAATGCGAGCGACTTGCCGCTGCATTGCCGCGTCAAAAGTCGGCACGTCGAAGCGCAGGGCATTGCGGCGGCAGGCGTCGGCGTCGATTGCCGTCGATTCAAACTGCCGCATCGCTTCGCACAGCGCCGCAGCGCTCTGCTGTTCGAATCGCACGCCGACGCGATCCGTCATCCAGTCTTCGGCGCCCCCGCGATGCAGGGCGATGATGGGGCAGCCGCACGCCATGGCTTCGACGGGAACAATGCCGAAGTCCTCGATGCCGGGAAAGAGCAGGGCTCGCGCAGTTCGGTATTCATCGCGCGTCTGCTGGTTGTCGAGCGGGCCGAGGAAGGTGACGGTTGGTCCGGCGAGTCGGCGCAGAAAGCCGGCCTGCGAACCGTCGCCGCCGATGCGCAGCGGCACGCGCAGCGCGTTGGCCGCGTGAATGGCGAGGTCGATGCGCTTGTAGGGCTCGAGCGCGGAGATGACGAGAAAGTGCTCGCCGCGCCCGATGCCCGGCCCGGGCGTGAAGAAGCCCGTGTCCACGGGCGGGTGCACGACGGTTGCTTCGCGCCCATAGCAGGACTGGATAGCCCGCGCGGTGTGGGCGCTGTTGGCAAGGAAGGTGTCCACGCGATCGCAGGTCTCGCGGTCATAGCGGCGCAGTCGATTGCCAAAGACGCCAAAGCCGGCGCGGCGGAGATGCCCGGCCCAGCCCCCGCTGCTGTACTCTTCCCTCAGCGACCAGAGGTAGCGGGCCGGGCAGTGGCAGTAGCACAGATGCGGCGCGCGGCCGCGGCCGTCGCGGCGCATCGGCGGCATGATGGCCTTGATCATCGCCGAACTTGTGGAAATGAGCAGATCGAAGCGCGGCTCGAGGCGCAGCGACTCCACCGCGCGCGGATAGAGCGGCAGGTACCAGCGGCGCAACCGGCCCGCGGCGCCGGGCCAGCGCTGCAGCGATGAGGTGTGGATGGTGCACGCATCGAGCGCCGGCGTGTAGCGGCGCGACGCGTCGTGCACCATCAAAAAGAGATCGGTGGGTCCGAACAGAGTCGCGAGCCGGTCGAGCACGCGCTCGCCGCCGCGCATGCCCACGAGCCAGTCGTGGGCCAGCGCGATGCGCGGCATGGCTGAGGCTGCTGGCGAGGCGTCGGGTTTGACTTGCGCGACTACCATCGATCACCCATGCCCAGCCAGCCTGCTGTCCACGCCGCAAACCTGCACGGCCTCGACTATCGCACCGAGGCCAGGCGCCTTGGTCCGCCGCCGGCGCCGATCACCGATGTGCACACGCACATCAACGGGACGAAGGCCGTCGAGATCTACCGGCGCGCGGCGGAGCTGTTCGGCGTGCAGCAAGTCTATTCCATGACGCATCTCGAACACGTGGAAGTGACGCGCGAACTGTTCGGGCAGCGCCTGCGCTACATCGCCGTGCCGCAGTGGGGCGCCAGCGACCGGCGCAAGGCGTTCACGACCGACTGGCTCGACCGCATCGAGCGCTACGCCGCGATCGGCTGCCGCATCTGCAAGTTCTGGGCCGCGCCGCGCTCGCGCGACATCGGCATCGAACTGGGCGAGCCGGATCTCTTCGCGCTCGACGGGCCGCATCGGCGCGAGGCGATGGAGGTCGCCCGGCAATGCGGCATGATGTTCATGACCCACGTGGCTGATCCCGACACGTGGTTTGCCACCAAATACGCCGACGCGAAGCGCTACGGCACCAAGCTCGATCAATACAAACCGCTGGAGCGCGTGCTTGACGAGTTCGGCGATGTGCCGTGGATCGCCGCGCACATGGGCGGCTATCCGGAAGATCTCGATTTTCTCGACGCGCTGCTGCAGCGGCACGACAATCTGCATCTCGACACTTCGGCGACGAAATGGATGATCCGCGAAATCTCGCGCCAGCCGCGCCAGCGCGTCGTGGAGTTTCTGACCCGGTGGAAGGGCCGCATCCTCTTCGGCTCGGACATCGTCACGACGGATGAACACCTCAAACCGACGGCGACGGCCATGGGCATGGGGCATCTCGCCGCCGATGAAGAACAGGCATTCGATCTCTACGCGAGCCGCTACTACGCGCTGCGCCTGATGTGGGAGACGGATCACCACGGGCTGTCGCCGATTGCCGATCCGGACCTGGCGATGGTGGAGCCGGAGCGATTTGATTCGAACGCATCGCCGGTGCTTGAGGGCAAGCGGCTGCCGCGCGACCTGCTGGTGAGCCTGTACCATGACGCGGCGGCGAACCTGCTCGACGCGTGGCACGCCTCCTGATTGCCGCACGTCCAATGTTTACCACAAAGCGCACGAAGGCCACGAAGAGAATTCACGAAGAGTGAAGAGATTTAGCCGCAAAAAGGCTCAAAATGCGCAAGAGAAGAATTGATTCGATCTCGTCCGAACGGCGTTTCCCAAGCCTCTTTGCTTCTTTTCTTTTTGTGTCTTCTGTGCCTCTTTGCGGCTGATTCTCAGTGCGTAAGAACCCAGGCGAGGACGTTCGCGTTGATGTACTTGGCGTCGCGGATCTCGTTGCCGCCGCAGCAGCAGCAGCCGCCGCCTGCGTTGCCGGTGTCGTTGAGCCCCTCGGGCGAGTAGATCATGGCGAGCCGGCCGTTGAAGCGCAGCCCGTAGAGTTGCACGCTGGCTTTGTTCGTCTTGGTGCGCAGGCTGGTGATGTGAAAGACGGTCTGGAAGATGTCCTCGTCCAGTTCGAGCGGCTCGAGAGGAACATCGGCGAACACCTGCGCGATCTCGTGCCTGAACGAACGGTTCCAGTCGGCGCTCGAACAGCCGGCCGAGGCGAGAATGAAGCCGCCGCGCTCGATGTACTGGCGGATGGCGGTGAACTGTTCATCCGTGAACGTGAATGCGCCCTCGCCGCTGAGCACCGCGAAGGGGTAGTCGTAGAGTTGGGGCGAGTCGAGCGCGATGCGGGCCGGCTCGCGATTGACTTTGATTTCCGTTTCGCGCGTGAGCAGATCGAGGTAGCCTGAGGCAAAGCACTGGGCGGTCTTGTTCTGGTCGTAAACGAGATGCGCCACCTGAACGACCGCGGCCTCCTGCGGCGGATCCTGCGCCGCCGGCACGAGGCGCAGCGGCTCAATGATCGGCAGCACCATTGCGGCTGCGAGCGCGAGGCGGCGGAGATCAAGGCTCATCGATAGTCTCCTTCGTGTCGGACGCGGCCTGCTGGCTCGCCAGGCGACGGAAGTAGCGGGCCGCGAGGTCGCGATAGCGCGCAGGGATTGTGCCGAGCGCTTCGCCCGGTTCGCTCTGCTGCGCCTGCTGCGAGCGGACCGTTGACCGGCTCGCGGCGATTTCGGGCGGCGCGGCGGGGTCGTCAAGTTCGGTCAGATGCCGGCGCGGACTGTCTGGGTCGCTGCGGCCGGCGACGGGTTCGGCGGCGCCGTCTCGATTGATGAGCGATCGACTGCGCGCTTCGTCAAGCAGCGCGCTCGAAGCGGATGTCTCGCCGGAGGTCATTGCAGCCGCACCGCCGGTCGGGGAATCGGGGTTGGCGTTTTGTCCCTGGCCCAAACCTGGTGTGCCGCTCTGGGCCGGCGAATCACCGGAAGCGCCCTGGCCGGGCTGCTGGCCCTCACCGCCGGCATCGGATTCGCCGGACTGAGCATCGGGTGCTCCGCTGCCGCCTGGCGCCTCGCCCGCCGCGTCCGCGTCAGACTGAGCGCCGGCGGATTCTCCGCCGCCTTGCCCTTCACTGGCGCCGGCGCCTGAAGCGCTCGATGGCGAGGCGCCGCTGCCTGCCTGCGCGCTGCCGCCGCTGCACGCGGAGTACGTCGCCTCGTCGATGATGAGAATATCGCACGCCGCCGCGGCGGAGTTCTGCGGCCCGCCGAACTCATCGGGCCGGTTGTCGGCGGCGGTCGCCTGGAGGCGCACGGTGTCGCCCGGTTGAAGTTCCAGCTGCGACAGGTCGATCTCCGCGGCAGCGGCGCTGCGGCCGCCCGATTCCTGCGGCGCATCCAGCGGCTGGGGCGCCTGGGCGATAAGTTCGCCTTCGCGCCAGACCTGTGCCGTAAGTTCAACTTGCGAGACGCCGAGGTCATCGCTCGCCTGCACTTGCGCGGTAAAGCGCTGATCCGCCAGTGCCGCAGCGCGCGGCGGCGGCTGCGCGATCGACACCTGCGGCGGCGCATCGGCCACAACTTCGATGCGCAACGGCGTGGGGGTCGAAGCGAGCCCGGTCGGACCGATCAGACGGAGCGCAATCTCGTGCACGCCGACGGCGGCGGCGTCCCAGTTCCACGTCGCGGCGTGCGCATCTTGAGAAACCAACCCGTCGCTCGCGCCCTGGCCGGTGGCGCGGAGCGCGCTGAGCGGCAGGGTTGAGGTGGCTTCGAGCGTGAGATGGCTCGCCTGCAGGACGCGGATCGGCTCGGGCTTCTCGCCCAGCGGCAGGCGGCGGAGATCCAGCGCCGAGCCGTAGGTCGGACCGCGGATGATCAGCGTGCGCGACTCCCAGCGAGGCTCGAGGCGCGGGGTGATGGCGATCCACTCGCTGCGGCCGCGCGGCGTGTCGATCATGACCTGCACCGGCTCGCGACAGTCGCGCAGCGTGCCGGTGAAGCACTGCTCACTGGCGTCCGCATCGCCGGGTTGAAGCGGCAGGCGAACGGGCTCGGCGGCGCGATCATCGAGGTCGCGGCAGACGAGATCGGCGCTGGCCGGCTCGCCGCCGGTGATGCGCACCTGGATCGCAGCGCTGTCGCCATAGACAACTTCATCGCACTGCGGCTCGAACGAGATGTCAAAGACCAGCGGGGTGTAGGGTGGATGATCGCCGAATGGGTCGATGAGGCGCAGGGCGACGGCGGCGACCGGCCGCGGCGCGGTCAAGCCGGCGGCGACGATGAACGCGAGCGCCCCGAGCAGCGCGAGCAGCGAGCGGCGGCGCGCGGCGGTGGCGGTGAGGCGCCGCGACTCGGTTCCGCGCGCTGCGGCTTCGCCCTGCTCGCTCGTGCGGGCGCGAAGCAGGGCGCCGACGTCTGCCGGGGCTGCGAGCGACGGCGCCACCTGCAATTGCACGGCGGAGATGAGCGGATTGTGCCGCAGGCTGCAGCGCTGCTCGATCTCGCGCGCCAGCCGAGCGGGTGAGGCGTGGCGGATGGCACGCGGCGGGATGCATCGCCAGATGAGACGAGCCGCCCCGGCCAGCAGCACGAGCCCGAGCCCCAGCCGCAGCCACGGAGGCAGCGGCCAGAGCGCATCGACAACCACGACAGCCGCCGCGAGCAGCAGCCACTGCCACAGCGCCGCGGTCAGGCGGCCGGCGACGCCGACGAGCGCAAGTTCGACTCGCGCGCTGGACAGGCGCTGGCGAAGCGTCGGGATGGGGTCGCGGCTGGACATGGGCGCTGGTTCGCTGCTCAATGCTACCGAAAACGATCGGCCCGGCCGCATGGCCGGAGCGAAATTGTCCGCAGCCGCGACTGGCGCGAGCCCGCTAGCCTTGTTCATGGAACCGCTTCTCCGCCCTGGTTTGATCGTCCTGATGCTGATGGCGCTGAATCTGGCGGGGTGCGCCCGCGAGCGTGAGGCCGGTTCACTGCCGGGCTTTGAGGCGACGCAATGGCTCGGCGACGAACAGAGCACCGGCGATCTGCCCGCCGGCGCTTCGCTGGAGCACTTCGAGGCGGGCCGGCGTGAGTTTGCGATCATCGTTGATGGACGCGTCGATGAGGTCATCGAAATGGACGTCGCCTCGGCTCCGAATGACTCGTGGCGCACCGTGATCGAAGGGCAGCGGGCGGCGCTGGTGCGCGAGCAGGATGGCGACCTGCTGCTGGTGCAGACGACGGATTACCCCAACAACGCGGTGACGACGTTTGAGCCCCCGCTGCCGCTCATCATGGCGGGCATGGAGGTCGGGCAGGAGCACGCGAGCGAGCACGCCGTTACCGTGCGGCCCCTTGATGACCCCTCGGCGATGATCGACCGCGGCCAGGCGACGCAGACGCTGCGCCGCCGGCCGGATCAGGCCCTGCGCCTGCCGCACGACCGCATGGACCATGCGGCGGTGTTTGAGCGGACGTTGGTGCTGGACCTCGCGCGCGCCAAAGTGAACGAGACGACCCGCGCGTGGTACGTGCCGGAGCTGGGCCTTGCCGCCGAGCAGAGCCGCGAGCAGGTGAAGGTGCTGGGCCCGCTGGGCTGGACGCACGAACGGCTGATGCTGCGCGTGCCGTGACGCCGGGAGTCCAACTCTGCAGCACGAAGGCACCGTGGCGCCAAGTTACAGCGAAGACGAGTTCAATCGTCATTCCAGTCGTCGTGTCTTCGTGTCGATGTGTCTTCGTGCTGGAACGTTGGGCGAGCGCTCAACGCGCGTCTCCGCTCCGCGGCGCCGCGCACTACGCCGGATGCTCTGCGAGCCAGCGCTTGACGAATTCGTTGTACTGCTCGGGCGTGTCGATGCCGTGGTGGCGCGCATCGGCGATGACGACCTGGATGCGCCGGCCGTGTTCGAGCACGCGCAACTGTTCGAGATGCTCGGTGCGTTCGAGCGGCGTGGGCGTCATGCCGACGTACTCGATGAGAAACTCGCGGCGGTAGGAATACAGCCCGACGTGCTTGAGCGGCTGGCTCGGGCCGATCGCATCGCGCTTGAAGGGGATGAGCGCCCGCGAGAAGTACAGGGCCCGGCCCATGCGATCGACAACAACCTTGACGATGTTCGGGTTGGCCGGATCTTCGTCGGCGGCAAAAGGCGAGGCGACGGTGCACATGTCGGCGTCGCCCAGCGCCTGGGCGGCCTTGTCGATCAGCGCGGGATCGATGTCGGGCTCATCGCCCTGCACGTTGACGACGATCGTGCCGTGCGCGAGGTCGCGGGCGACTTCGGCCAGGCGGCTGGTGCCGTTGGGATGATCGGCGCGGGTCATGACGACTTCGCCGCCAAAGCCCTGCACCGCCTTGGCGATGCGCGAGTCATCGGTGGCGACGAGCACACGCGAAGCGCAGGTCGCCAGAGCAGCGCGCTCGCAGACGTGCTGAATGAGGGGGCGGCCGGTGCGGGCGGCCAGTGGTTTCCCGGGGAAGCGACTGGATGCGTAACGGGCGGGAATGACCACGACCACGTCGCTCATGCCATCACTGCTTTGCCTTGATATCTTTGATCAACTGGCGGATTTCGTCGCGCTTGCTGCGGATGTCGCGGAAGGACAGTTGCTTGAGCGCGATGGTCTTGGCGTGCTCGCCGGCTTCCTCGGCCGCAGCGAGATCGTCGTTCTCCCGCGCGTGCGCCTGCAGAGCCGACATGAGGTCGTAGCGCATGGCCAGGTGCGCATCGTCATCCTTGAACTCGTAGTTGTCCACAGCGGTGCGCAGCGACTCGACCGCCTCGTCGAACCACTCGTGCTTTAGAAAGCACAGGCCGATGAGGTGCTGTGCTTTGGAGCGATGACGCGCGTCGTTCTGAGCTTCCTGAAGCGAGGGAATCGCCTCGTCGTACTCGCCCAGTTCGTAGAGGCGCCTGCCCAGTTCGAAGCGCAGCCCGAGGTCGGTGGGATACTTCTCGCAGCGCTCGCGGTACTCGCCAACTTCGGCCGTGAGGATTTCGCGCTCGCCTTTTTCAACGCGGGCCTGGTCGACGGGATCGCCGGTTTCCTCGGCCTTCTCTTTGAGAGCGCGGAGTTTCCGCCGCGCCTGCATGAGCTTGATATCGCCGGCCTGCATGCGGAAGCGATACTCGGAGGTGTCTTCGTAGCCTTTGCGGAAGACGGCGATGGCCTCGGTCTCGAGCTTCTCATCGCCTGATTTACCCATCGCTTCGGCGTAGCGCTGGATGGCATTGGGATCGAGCGGGTTCGCCTGCCACTCGGCCCGCGCCGTCTGAATGCGGCGAAGCATCTGGTCGGTGCCGGCCGCGTAGTTGTCCTCTTCAGTGAGCAGCTTCTGGGCTTCGGCGTCGCGGATCGAGCCGCGGTAGGAACCTTCCTGACCGACGTTGGTGTCGTAGCGGCCCTTGTCCATGGTCGCCTGGGCGGAGAGGTTGCGGATGCGGGCCTGGAGGGCGGCGTCGGTGCGATCGAGGCTCAGCGCCACCTCGCCGACCTTGACGGCCATCTCGTAGGCGCCGATTTCCTCGAAGAGGTCCACGTACTGGACAAAGGCGTTCTTGGAAGGCTTCTTTGTGGAGCGGCCGAGCACGTTGATGCCGATGCCGCCAAAATGCAGGGCGACGTCGCTCAGCCCGAGGCCGGCCGCCTCATTGAGGAACTTGAGATTGAGGTTCGAGTTGAGGACGTCGGTCATCCAGGCAAGTTCGGCCGCGGCAAGGCGATCGACGGGCCGGTTGTCGCCGCGCATCTCGCGGATTTCCTTGCCGGTGGCGGGCTTGCCGCCGGTCTTGACGTGGAGGCTGGCGATCTCCCAGAGGCTCTTGTGGGCTTCGAGGTTGGTCGGGTCAAACTTGATGCCGTTGAGGTAGCACTGGATGGCGTAGGGGTAATTGCGCGTATCGGCGGCAGTCCGCGCCTGGTTGAACCACGCGCGCGCCTTCTCCGGCTGGATGTTCAGCCCACCGCCCCCCTCGCCGTCGGATGAGCCGTTGCCTTCTTTACGCTTGAACCACGCCAATGAGCATTCCTCTGCTGCCTGGTGTCGCCATCGCCCGTTCCGCCTATCGTCCAGATTATTGGATGGGTTCAGGCCCGGGGCCTGTCTGCCTTTGCGGCAAAGCGGCTTTCACAATAGAGATTGGCGCTGCGCGCGTCAACCGCGTGGCCGGCCCCAACTGCAGCGCTGCACAGGCGCAGCGAGGCCTACCATCGCCCGATGAGCGTCGATCCGGCATCTCTGCGCATCCTCCGATACCCCCATCCGGCCCTGCTGCGCACGGCGCGCCCGCTTGAGGACATCACCGACGAAACGCGAAGCGTCGCCGCCCGCATGCTCGATCTCATGCGCGAGGCGCGCGGCGTGGGGCTGGCCGCGCCGCAGGTCGGCCTGGCCTGGCGGATGTTCGTCACCAACAGCGGAGCCGACGACGAGCCCGACCGCGTGTACATCAATCCCGTGCTGCGCGAGCCCGAAGGCGGCCTCGAAGCGCACGAGGAGGGATGCCTGAGCCTGCCGGATGTACTCGGCGACGTCTGGCGGCCGCCGACGATCTCGATCGAGGCGACGGACCTTGAGGGCAACCGCTTCACGCTCCGCAGCGGCGAACTGCTCGCGCGCGTGTGGCAGCATGAGTACGACCACCTCGACGGCCGGCTCATCATCCACCGCTTCGGCCAGATGGCCAAACTCGCCAACCGCCGCGTGCTCAAGGAACTCGAGCGCGCGGGGACGCCGTGACCCGCACAATCGCGCGGCGGACCTATGGTTTGGCACCTTGAGCGCCGACGGCAAACCCATGCGACTGGTGTACTTCGGCAGCGGGGCCTTTGGCCTGCCGACGCTGCAATTTCTCTGCGCGCAGCGCGATCGATTCGAGATCACTCTCGTCGTATCGCAGCCGGATAAACCCGCGGGACGCAAGCGGCAGTTGACGCCCACGCCCGTGGCCCAGTGGGCCCACGAGCAAGGCCTGGCGTGCATCAAGCCGGCGCGGGTAAACGAGCCGGAGGTCGTCGAGCGGGTGCGCTCGGCAGATGCACAGGCGTTCGTGGTCATCGCGTTCGGCCAGAAGATCGGGCCCGCGCTGCTCGAGGG
Encoded here:
- a CDS encoding glycosyltransferase: MVVAQVKPDASPAASAMPRIALAHDWLVGMRGGERVLDRLATLFGPTDLFLMVHDASRRYTPALDACTIHTSSLQRWPGAAGRLRRWYLPLYPRAVESLRLEPRFDLLISTSSAMIKAIMPPMRRDGRGRAPHLCYCHCPARYLWSLREEYSSGGWAGHLRRAGFGVFGNRLRRYDRETCDRVDTFLANSAHTARAIQSCYGREATVVHPPVDTGFFTPGPGIGRGEHFLVISALEPYKRIDLAIHAANALRVPLRIGGDGSQAGFLRRLAGPTVTFLGPLDNQQTRDEYRTARALLFPGIEDFGIVPVEAMACGCPIIALHRGGAEDWMTDRVGVRFEQQSAAALCEAMRQFESTAIDADACRRNALRFDVPTFDAAMQRQVARILDS
- a CDS encoding amidohydrolase family protein, whose translation is MPSQPAVHAANLHGLDYRTEARRLGPPPAPITDVHTHINGTKAVEIYRRAAELFGVQQVYSMTHLEHVEVTRELFGQRLRYIAVPQWGASDRRKAFTTDWLDRIERYAAIGCRICKFWAAPRSRDIGIELGEPDLFALDGPHRREAMEVARQCGMMFMTHVADPDTWFATKYADAKRYGTKLDQYKPLERVLDEFGDVPWIAAHMGGYPEDLDFLDALLQRHDNLHLDTSATKWMIREISRQPRQRVVEFLTRWKGRILFGSDIVTTDEHLKPTATAMGMGHLAADEEQAFDLYASRYYALRLMWETDHHGLSPIADPDLAMVEPERFDSNASPVLEGKRLPRDLLVSLYHDAAANLLDAWHAS
- a CDS encoding DUF4159 domain-containing protein; this encodes MSLDLRRLALAAAMVLPIIEPLRLVPAAQDPPQEAAVVQVAHLVYDQNKTAQCFASGYLDLLTRETEIKVNREPARIALDSPQLYDYPFAVLSGEGAFTFTDEQFTAIRQYIERGGFILASAGCSSADWNRSFRHEIAQVFADVPLEPLELDEDIFQTVFHITSLRTKTNKASVQLYGLRFNGRLAMIYSPEGLNDTGNAGGGCCCCGGNEIRDAKYINANVLAWVLTH
- the kdsB gene encoding 3-deoxy-manno-octulosonate cytidylyltransferase; this encodes MSDVVVVIPARYASSRFPGKPLAARTGRPLIQHVCERAALATCASRVLVATDDSRIAKAVQGFGGEVVMTRADHPNGTSRLAEVARDLAHGTIVVNVQGDEPDIDPALIDKAAQALGDADMCTVASPFAADEDPANPNIVKVVVDRMGRALYFSRALIPFKRDAIGPSQPLKHVGLYSYRREFLIEYVGMTPTPLERTEHLEQLRVLEHGRRIQVVIADARHHGIDTPEQYNEFVKRWLAEHPA
- the def gene encoding peptide deformylase, yielding MSVDPASLRILRYPHPALLRTARPLEDITDETRSVAARMLDLMREARGVGLAAPQVGLAWRMFVTNSGADDEPDRVYINPVLREPEGGLEAHEEGCLSLPDVLGDVWRPPTISIEATDLEGNRFTLRSGELLARVWQHEYDHLDGRLIIHRFGQMAKLANRRVLKELERAGTP